In Hyphomicrobiaceae bacterium, the following are encoded in one genomic region:
- a CDS encoding Rrf2 family transcriptional regulator — protein MDFKRMRLTKQTGHAIRILIDCALAGDDLVKVAALADRIDITQQNAFKIVHLLSRAGFISSVRGPNGGIRLAKPAESIRIGDIVSAMEETSVEVPGEPGKNSGQLSSLFGDALAAFISVLDAHTLAELAASHRPQPASVRKSAPPRTTRRPAARKA, from the coding sequence ATGGATTTTAAGAGAATGCGCCTTACCAAACAGACCGGCCACGCTATTCGCATTCTGATCGATTGCGCGCTCGCGGGAGACGATCTCGTCAAGGTCGCGGCTCTTGCCGATCGGATCGACATAACCCAACAGAATGCTTTCAAGATCGTCCATTTGCTCTCGCGCGCCGGCTTCATTTCGAGCGTTCGCGGTCCGAATGGCGGCATCCGTCTAGCCAAGCCCGCCGAAAGCATCCGCATTGGAGACATCGTTTCCGCCATGGAGGAAACGAGTGTGGAAGTTCCGGGTGAACCGGGGAAAAACTCAGGTCAGCTCTCGTCTTTGTTCGGGGATGCGCTGGCGGCTTTCATTTCGGTCCTTGACGCTCATACCCTGGCTGAACTTGCCGCGAGCCATCGGCCGCAGCCAGCATCGGTGCGCAAATCCGCGCCTCCACGCACAACGCGACGCCCGGCAGCTCGCAAGGCCTGA
- a CDS encoding imelysin family protein codes for MIIRSAAFASFFTPVVVLASVSAQAAGPKPAEVVQGYMELASTTYSQALLKGKELGAAVDKLLASPTPETLAAARAAWKESRHPYQRTEGFRFGNKIVDDWEGRVNSWPLDEGLIDYVDTSSYGETKDENPAYTANIIANKTLKLGDTTLDATTIDKALISKLNGLLDVEANVGTGYHAIEFLLWGQDLNGTGPGAGNRPATDYDLKACTGGNCDRRRAYLKAATDLLIDDLAEMAGDWAEGGAARKQLLAKSESDQLASILTGLGSLSYGELAGERMKLGVLLHDTEEEHDCFSDDTHNSHYNDQVGMMSIWNGKADFGKPFKVPSIADLARAKDPNVAKRVDDAMAVTLSKLKAIKDKAETGGMAYDQMLAAGNAEGNKLILDAVDALVAQTRAVEAVVAALGLKINVEGSDSLDNAAAVGAQ; via the coding sequence GTGATCATCAGAAGTGCCGCATTTGCTTCATTTTTCACGCCTGTCGTTGTTCTGGCGTCTGTGTCTGCGCAGGCCGCCGGGCCGAAGCCTGCCGAGGTCGTCCAGGGCTATATGGAGCTTGCCTCGACCACGTATTCGCAGGCGCTGCTGAAGGGGAAGGAGCTCGGAGCAGCTGTTGATAAACTATTGGCTTCGCCCACGCCCGAAACTCTGGCTGCAGCGAGAGCGGCCTGGAAAGAATCGCGCCATCCCTATCAGCGGACCGAGGGCTTTCGGTTTGGCAATAAAATAGTGGATGATTGGGAGGGCAGGGTGAACTCCTGGCCCCTCGATGAGGGGCTGATCGACTACGTCGACACCAGCTCTTATGGCGAGACAAAGGATGAGAATCCCGCCTACACGGCCAACATCATCGCGAACAAGACGCTAAAGCTCGGCGATACCACACTCGATGCGACCACCATCGATAAGGCTCTCATCTCCAAGCTCAATGGGTTGCTCGACGTCGAGGCCAATGTTGGCACTGGTTATCACGCCATCGAGTTCCTGCTTTGGGGGCAAGACCTCAACGGCACGGGACCGGGTGCAGGTAATCGCCCGGCAACCGATTACGATTTGAAAGCCTGCACGGGCGGCAATTGCGACCGCCGCCGCGCTTATCTCAAGGCCGCCACCGATTTGCTCATCGACGACCTTGCCGAAATGGCGGGGGACTGGGCTGAGGGTGGTGCCGCGCGTAAACAACTCCTTGCGAAATCCGAAAGCGACCAGCTTGCAAGCATCCTGACCGGGCTCGGCTCGCTATCGTATGGCGAACTGGCGGGCGAGCGCATGAAGCTCGGCGTGCTGCTGCACGACACCGAAGAAGAGCACGATTGCTTCTCGGACGACACGCACAACAGCCACTACAACGATCAGGTGGGCATGATGTCGATCTGGAATGGCAAAGCGGATTTCGGCAAGCCATTCAAGGTGCCGTCGATCGCCGATCTCGCGCGCGCGAAGGATCCGAACGTTGCCAAGCGCGTAGACGACGCGATGGCTGTGACGCTTTCCAAATTGAAGGCCATCAAGGATAAGGCCGAGACCGGCGGCATGGCTTACGATCAGATGCTTGCTGCGGGGAATGCGGAAGGAAACAAGCTCATTCTCGATGCGGTTGACGCCCTGGTGGCGCAAACGCGCGCTGTGGAGGCCGTGGTTGCGGCTCTTGGCCTCAAGATAAATGTTGAAGGCTCAGATAGCCTCGACAATGCGGCGGCAGTTGGTGCTCAATAG
- a CDS encoding imelysin family protein produces the protein MSAPSQRVTQFICCAVIWALCLPYPASSAVLDQAQRVARVLEKLVIPGFERLDASAEKLPPAVRAWCAAGGNTASKEQRSKAYASLVAAFGDTAEAWGGVEFFRFGPLATKGRRERFSFWPDPRGVMARQLRQILAAKDAALLEPGALAKQSAAVQGLPALEYLIVQPGSQTAQASSEEDYSCQLAGAVADNLAALAHEINDEWTKVGGYRQMMLDTGPDHKFYKSDTEAASELVRSLLTGLQVVAETQVAPRAPTGTAPKPRKRAKVEKPTGPFSRINAESRFFVGQTHALKALYDGLDLESNLAPNRQWMKGWASGAWNAILRSDGLGGPAKGTPADAAPSPQQVAGRINGLRQLIGREMANASGIPIGFNELDGD, from the coding sequence ATGAGCGCGCCATCGCAACGGGTAACGCAATTCATCTGTTGTGCGGTGATATGGGCTTTATGTCTGCCGTACCCGGCATCATCTGCGGTTCTGGATCAGGCGCAGCGCGTCGCAAGAGTCCTTGAGAAACTCGTCATTCCGGGTTTTGAGCGACTTGATGCGTCGGCAGAAAAGCTTCCGCCTGCTGTCCGCGCATGGTGTGCGGCGGGTGGAAACACGGCTTCAAAGGAACAGAGGTCGAAAGCTTACGCATCTTTGGTTGCCGCATTCGGCGACACCGCCGAGGCCTGGGGGGGCGTGGAGTTTTTTCGCTTTGGTCCGCTGGCAACAAAGGGGCGCCGCGAACGGTTCTCTTTCTGGCCCGACCCACGCGGTGTGATGGCGCGTCAGTTGCGCCAAATTCTGGCTGCGAAGGATGCTGCTCTGCTTGAACCTGGCGCTCTCGCCAAGCAAAGCGCCGCGGTGCAAGGGCTTCCCGCGCTCGAATATTTAATTGTGCAGCCTGGGTCTCAGACGGCTCAAGCGTCCTCTGAAGAAGATTACAGTTGCCAACTGGCCGGCGCGGTGGCTGACAACCTTGCCGCTCTTGCACATGAGATCAATGACGAATGGACCAAGGTTGGCGGTTATCGTCAGATGATGCTGGATACTGGGCCAGATCACAAATTCTATAAGTCCGACACTGAGGCGGCATCTGAACTGGTGCGGTCGCTGTTGACCGGATTGCAGGTCGTCGCGGAAACCCAGGTTGCGCCGCGAGCCCCGACAGGCACGGCCCCCAAGCCCCGCAAGCGTGCCAAGGTAGAAAAGCCTACCGGCCCGTTCAGCAGAATTAACGCAGAATCGCGCTTTTTTGTCGGTCAGACGCATGCGCTCAAGGCGCTCTACGACGGCCTGGATCTGGAATCAAACCTTGCGCCGAATAGGCAATGGATGAAAGGCTGGGCCTCCGGCGCGTGGAACGCAATTTTGCGCAGTGACGGTTTGGGCGGTCCCGCGAAGGGCACACCAGCGGATGCTGCGCCGTCGCCACAGCAAGTTGCGGGCCGCATAAATGGTTTGCGGCAATTGATCGGACGGGAGATGGCCAATGCGTCGGGCATTCCAATCGGCTTCAACGAACTCGATGGCGATTGA
- a CDS encoding DUF1513 domain-containing protein has translation MRRAFQSASTNSMAIDRRTILLGSLSAISLVRFSGGTALGGQNTEAAFVSAARMPDQSYAILLLAADGSVLRQVPLSGRGHDIAHHHESGRAVAFARRPGTFAVAFDVAGSHEPAVFNAIEGRHFYGHGAFSANGKLLYTSENDIAAGRGVVGIYDVEADYKRIGEHQSHGVGPHEIILLADGRTLAIANGGIDTVPEAGRAMLNVDEMRPNLAFADSESGAMLARHELSVDLNRLSIRHIAADGNGAVWFGGQWEGDVAETPELVGRATPDSAIRMIKPASSLGVELKGYIGSVSATVDGSVIAASAPKAGRILYVNTADGSIAGNSELPDGCGVAGEEHARFCVTSGLGKFRHETPGARVLSERVLEGIAFDNHLRRL, from the coding sequence ATGCGTCGGGCATTCCAATCGGCTTCAACGAACTCGATGGCGATTGATCGCAGAACGATCCTGCTTGGATCGCTGTCCGCAATCTCGCTTGTGCGGTTCAGTGGCGGCACGGCGTTGGGAGGCCAAAACACAGAGGCAGCTTTTGTCAGCGCGGCGCGAATGCCGGATCAAAGTTATGCGATCCTGCTGCTTGCTGCCGACGGCAGCGTGTTGCGGCAAGTCCCGCTTAGCGGACGCGGGCACGATATCGCGCATCATCACGAGAGCGGCCGGGCGGTTGCCTTTGCGCGCCGTCCGGGCACGTTTGCGGTTGCCTTCGATGTTGCCGGCTCGCACGAGCCTGCTGTGTTCAACGCTATCGAGGGCCGTCACTTCTATGGGCACGGCGCATTCAGCGCCAACGGAAAGCTGCTCTACACATCGGAAAACGACATTGCGGCAGGCCGCGGTGTTGTCGGGATCTACGACGTCGAAGCGGACTACAAACGCATCGGAGAACATCAAAGCCACGGCGTGGGACCGCACGAAATCATCCTTCTGGCTGACGGGCGAACGCTGGCAATCGCAAATGGCGGCATCGACACGGTGCCAGAAGCCGGTCGCGCCATGCTCAACGTCGATGAAATGCGTCCCAACCTTGCGTTTGCCGATTCCGAGAGTGGCGCAATGTTGGCTCGCCACGAGTTGAGCGTGGACCTCAACCGCCTATCAATTCGTCATATCGCGGCCGACGGTAACGGCGCGGTTTGGTTTGGCGGCCAATGGGAAGGCGATGTCGCGGAAACACCGGAGCTGGTCGGACGCGCCACGCCTGATTCCGCAATTCGCATGATCAAGCCAGCATCGTCGTTGGGTGTTGAACTCAAGGGATACATCGGATCTGTGTCGGCGACGGTCGATGGAAGCGTAATCGCCGCCAGCGCGCCGAAGGCCGGTCGAATCCTCTACGTCAACACCGCGGATGGCTCCATTGCGGGCAACAGTGAACTTCCTGATGGCTGCGGCGTTGCCGGAGAAGAGCACGCGCGCTTCTGCGTTACGTCGGGCCTCGGCAAGTTCCGTCACGAAACGCCTGGCGCGCGCGTTTTGAGCGAGCGCGTCCTGGAAGGTATAGCCTTCGACAATCACCTGCGGCGTCTTTAG
- a CDS encoding nucleotidyltransferase family protein: MSSPPPAAPHHATPPRASQRGLAAIVLAAGRSSRFVQGHKLTATVDGIPLVAHALQQVAAGPVDDIVVVVSGEPDGVQAAAGLGRWRFAINANAAQGLSTSIRTGIAALEPDTPAAMIVLGDMPGVSAQLIAALAETAASNPGAIVYPVTPDCSQGHPVLWPRDLFGALATLEGDKGAKPLLAAHKDRVVTVAWATTEITRDIDTREDLAAFLERRD, from the coding sequence ATGAGTTCGCCGCCTCCAGCAGCCCCCCATCACGCCACGCCGCCCCGCGCGTCCCAGCGGGGCTTGGCCGCCATTGTACTGGCAGCGGGCCGATCCTCTCGGTTTGTTCAGGGCCACAAGCTGACCGCGACCGTGGACGGCATTCCACTGGTTGCACACGCTCTTCAACAGGTTGCCGCAGGCCCGGTGGACGACATCGTCGTCGTGGTGAGCGGCGAGCCAGATGGCGTGCAGGCGGCAGCCGGCCTCGGCCGTTGGCGGTTCGCCATCAACGCGAATGCCGCCCAGGGCCTCTCAACCTCGATCCGGACCGGGATCGCGGCACTTGAGCCCGACACCCCAGCGGCAATGATCGTGTTGGGCGACATGCCGGGCGTTTCGGCGCAACTTATTGCAGCACTGGCCGAAACAGCTGCATCCAATCCAGGCGCCATCGTTTATCCGGTGACGCCAGATTGCAGCCAGGGTCATCCCGTCCTTTGGCCGCGCGATCTATTTGGGGCGCTTGCCACACTCGAGGGTGACAAGGGCGCCAAGCCGCTTCTGGCTGCCCATAAGGACCGGGTCGTTACTGTCGCCTGGGCTACCACTGAGATCACGCGCGATATCGACACACGTGAGGATCTCGCCGCTTTTCTAGAGCGTCGGGACTAG
- the rimO gene encoding 30S ribosomal protein S12 methylthiotransferase RimO, producing MTKTSPSAADSTETSKSHGKKATAPKVGFVSLGCPKALVDSERIITRLRSEGYQIAPDFDGADVVVVNTCGFLDSAKQESLEAIGEAMAANGRVIVTGCFGVEESRIREAHPGVLAVTGPHQYEQVVGAVHDAVPPLHDPFIDLVPPEGLHLTPRHYAYLKISEGCNNRCSFCIIPALRGDLASRPANHVMTEAERLVKAGVKELLVISQDTSAYGLDIKYAESQWKGAPLAARFLDLSRALGELGAWVRMHYVYPYPHVDDVIPLMAEGKILPYLDIPFQHASPGVLKAMRRPAHQEKTAERIRRWRDVCPDLAIRSTFIVGFPGETEEDFAFLLDWLTEARINRAGCFKYEAVAGAKANELPGAVPEEVKEERWHRFMEAQKRVSAELLQEKVGCTIDVIVDEVDDDGAVGRSKWDAPEIDGSVFLDGAQQLKPGDIVRARVIGSDEYDLEAEKI from the coding sequence ATGACAAAAACTTCTCCTTCAGCTGCCGACAGCACCGAGACAAGCAAAAGCCACGGAAAAAAGGCGACCGCGCCCAAGGTCGGCTTTGTGTCGCTGGGTTGCCCGAAGGCCTTGGTGGACAGCGAACGCATCATCACCCGGTTGCGCTCGGAAGGTTATCAGATTGCGCCCGACTTCGATGGCGCCGACGTGGTTGTGGTCAACACCTGCGGCTTCCTCGACAGCGCCAAGCAGGAAAGCTTGGAGGCGATTGGCGAGGCGATGGCCGCCAACGGCCGCGTGATCGTCACGGGATGTTTCGGCGTAGAGGAAAGCCGCATCCGCGAGGCGCATCCCGGCGTGCTGGCGGTGACAGGTCCTCATCAATATGAACAGGTCGTCGGCGCCGTGCATGACGCCGTTCCACCGTTGCACGATCCGTTCATCGATCTGGTTCCGCCAGAGGGGCTTCACCTGACGCCGCGGCACTACGCCTATCTGAAGATTTCGGAGGGCTGCAATAATCGGTGTTCGTTCTGCATCATTCCGGCGCTGCGCGGTGATCTTGCAAGCCGCCCCGCCAATCACGTCATGACGGAAGCCGAGCGACTGGTGAAGGCTGGTGTCAAAGAACTTCTGGTGATTTCACAAGACACTAGCGCCTACGGCCTCGATATCAAATACGCCGAGAGCCAGTGGAAAGGGGCGCCGCTCGCGGCTCGTTTTCTCGATCTATCGCGTGCGCTGGGAGAACTCGGCGCTTGGGTGCGAATGCACTACGTCTATCCCTATCCCCACGTCGACGATGTGATCCCTCTGATGGCGGAAGGAAAGATCCTTCCCTATCTCGACATTCCCTTCCAGCACGCTTCACCTGGCGTATTGAAAGCCATGCGGCGTCCAGCTCACCAGGAAAAGACCGCCGAGCGCATTCGCCGTTGGCGCGATGTGTGCCCCGATCTTGCGATCCGCTCCACCTTCATCGTCGGTTTCCCGGGCGAGACGGAGGAGGACTTCGCGTTTCTTTTGGACTGGCTGACGGAGGCTCGGATTAATCGGGCTGGGTGCTTCAAGTACGAAGCGGTCGCTGGAGCAAAAGCCAACGAGCTACCAGGTGCTGTTCCCGAGGAGGTCAAGGAGGAACGTTGGCACCGCTTCATGGAGGCGCAGAAACGGGTGAGCGCAGAGTTGTTGCAGGAAAAGGTTGGGTGCACGATCGACGTGATCGTAGACGAGGTCGATGACGATGGGGCGGTCGGCCGTTCCAAGTGGGATGCGCCGGAAATTGACGGCAGCGTTTTCCTCGATGGCGCGCAACAGCTTAAACCCGGCGATATTGTGCGGGCGCGGGTGATCGGCAGCGACGAATACGACCTTGAGGCCGAGAAAATCTAA
- a CDS encoding septal ring lytic transglycosylase RlpA family protein, translating into MFPDREAPVDPVLCVVVLRRALRPLLRCAKLALACALVLLPSSFGAFAKTPGGVHCHAKTCHRVSTLEEMDSVVGRFGILRASYYDDCHSDRFNTCALTSSGEVFRPEETDNAASPIFPDGTILLAFNPATRKAAVLRVNSAGPYWGERKLDVSRAAAEKLGFRKQGVADLMIGIIRSPDAQEARYRKNRRYERVPGYIGVFPTFEAAYELALASLSLRFEAFGRKAVLQRQGRLLAAIEPEPELPVMYGRPNLRSKYSRHELRKLTIMYLEPVTHDVSPLAEASPTSDQLVRARAADEDVRPAEPAIVETFERVQSGAGQELVTHLEAPVVVVQAHDPAYWALGVDVTLNVNDFWHRLMAFVAEARRRAQPRGEALVLPPVAEWRPKLAVFVQEARAKARAGVTRSGPLYELLADLKSKAQAARD; encoded by the coding sequence ATGTTCCCCGACCGGGAAGCGCCGGTTGACCCGGTGCTGTGCGTCGTCGTGTTGCGTCGTGCTTTGCGGCCGCTTTTGCGGTGCGCAAAGCTCGCACTTGCGTGCGCGCTCGTGCTCCTCCCAAGCAGTTTTGGAGCATTTGCAAAGACACCCGGTGGCGTTCATTGCCATGCCAAAACCTGTCATAGGGTTTCCACGCTTGAAGAGATGGACAGCGTCGTCGGCCGCTTCGGAATTTTGCGTGCCTCTTACTACGACGACTGCCACAGCGATCGCTTCAACACCTGCGCTCTGACGAGTTCTGGTGAGGTCTTTCGGCCTGAAGAGACTGACAACGCCGCAAGCCCCATCTTTCCCGACGGCACCATACTGCTTGCCTTCAATCCCGCGACCCGCAAAGCAGCTGTGCTACGCGTAAACTCGGCGGGTCCATATTGGGGCGAACGCAAACTGGACGTATCGCGCGCGGCGGCTGAGAAACTAGGATTTCGAAAGCAGGGTGTCGCCGATCTGATGATTGGCATCATTCGCTCGCCCGATGCGCAGGAAGCGCGCTATAGGAAAAACCGCCGCTACGAGCGTGTGCCGGGTTATATCGGGGTGTTTCCGACATTTGAGGCTGCATACGAGTTAGCACTCGCGAGCCTTTCTCTGCGCTTTGAAGCATTTGGCAGAAAAGCCGTGCTGCAGAGGCAGGGACGACTGCTGGCGGCCATCGAGCCAGAACCGGAATTACCCGTCATGTACGGCCGTCCGAATCTCAGGTCTAAGTATTCGCGCCACGAACTTCGTAAGCTCACAATTATGTATTTGGAGCCGGTGACGCATGATGTCTCGCCGCTCGCCGAAGCCTCGCCTACCAGCGATCAGCTCGTCCGCGCCAGGGCCGCAGACGAGGATGTCCGCCCGGCAGAGCCAGCGATTGTCGAGACGTTTGAGCGGGTGCAGTCAGGAGCTGGGCAGGAGCTCGTCACCCACCTAGAGGCGCCTGTGGTTGTCGTGCAGGCGCATGATCCTGCCTATTGGGCGCTGGGAGTAGACGTCACGCTCAACGTCAACGATTTTTGGCACAGATTGATGGCATTTGTGGCCGAAGCTCGCCGTCGCGCACAGCCGAGGGGCGAAGCGTTGGTGTTGCCGCCGGTGGCGGAATGGCGTCCTAAACTGGCGGTGTTCGTTCAAGAAGCGCGCGCCAAGGCGCGCGCCGGAGTAACGCGGTCAGGACCACTTTATGAACTTCTTGCTGATTTGAAGTCCAAAGCTCAAGCGGCGCGCGATTAG
- a CDS encoding NAD(P)/FAD-dependent oxidoreductase, with protein MATETAQTANENLPRIIVVGGGAGGLELATQLGHKLGRKGKARITLVDKARTHIWKPLLHEIAAGSMEVDRHELEYQAQSHWHGFKYRFGEMTGIDRTKKLVHLAATYDEDGREITPERSFKYDILVIAIGSVSNDFGTPGVKENAIMLDTPEQAERFNRRLLNACVRANAQPGPVRPGQLHVSIIGAGATGTELSAELHRTARGVVAFGLDKIDPEKDIKITLIEAAPRILPALPERLSTATVNILSNLGVDVRTNARVTSITREGVNLANGDFLPSELVVWAAGVKGPAVLSNLDGLEVSRLNTLVVKPTLQTTRDDDIFVIGDAAYLVPDGETTPIPPRAQAAHQESSHLVKQLQRKLRGEPVKPFVYRDFGSLVSLGHYTTVGSLMGFVSGKSMRIEGLFAKLMYRSLYKMHEMALHGPVKVFLDSISRLITHRTEPQVKLH; from the coding sequence ATGGCCACCGAAACGGCGCAGACGGCTAACGAAAATCTCCCCCGTATCATTGTCGTCGGCGGCGGCGCCGGCGGCTTGGAACTTGCCACGCAACTTGGCCACAAACTCGGCCGCAAGGGCAAGGCGCGGATCACGTTGGTTGATAAGGCGCGAACGCACATCTGGAAGCCTCTGCTGCACGAGATTGCGGCCGGATCCATGGAAGTTGACCGCCATGAGCTTGAATATCAGGCCCAGAGTCACTGGCACGGCTTCAAATATCGATTTGGCGAGATGACCGGTATCGACCGGACGAAGAAACTCGTTCACCTCGCCGCCACCTACGACGAGGACGGACGTGAAATCACGCCTGAGCGGTCGTTTAAATACGACATACTTGTGATTGCCATCGGCAGCGTGTCGAACGACTTTGGGACGCCCGGTGTCAAGGAAAACGCCATTATGCTCGACACCCCCGAGCAGGCGGAGCGTTTCAACCGCCGACTATTGAACGCCTGTGTGCGCGCCAACGCGCAGCCCGGTCCGGTGCGACCGGGCCAACTGCACGTTTCGATCATTGGCGCAGGCGCTACCGGAACTGAGTTGTCGGCGGAGCTGCATCGCACCGCGCGCGGCGTCGTCGCATTCGGGCTCGATAAGATTGATCCCGAAAAGGACATCAAGATCACCCTGATCGAGGCTGCTCCGCGCATTCTCCCCGCGTTGCCTGAGCGACTCTCAACCGCAACGGTGAACATCCTGAGCAATCTCGGTGTCGATGTGCGTACAAACGCGCGGGTGACAAGCATCACGAGGGAAGGGGTTAATCTTGCCAACGGTGATTTTCTTCCTTCGGAGCTTGTGGTGTGGGCAGCAGGCGTGAAGGGGCCGGCCGTACTCTCAAATCTCGACGGGCTTGAAGTGAGCCGCTTGAACACGCTCGTTGTAAAGCCGACGTTGCAAACCACCAGAGACGACGACATCTTTGTCATCGGCGATGCCGCCTATCTTGTTCCGGACGGAGAAACCACGCCAATTCCTCCCCGCGCCCAGGCTGCACACCAAGAGTCCTCGCATCTCGTCAAACAACTTCAACGCAAACTGCGCGGAGAACCGGTAAAGCCGTTCGTCTACCGCGATTTCGGTTCTCTGGTTTCGCTTGGGCACTACACGACCGTCGGCAGCCTCATGGGCTTCGTTTCCGGCAAATCCATGCGCATCGAAGGTTTGTTCGCAAAGCTCATGTATCGCTCGCTTTACAAAATGCATGAGATGGCATTGCACGGGCCTGTGAAGGTGTTCCTCGACAGCATCTCGCGGCTGATCACGCATCGCACCGAGCCGCAGGTTAAGCTTCACTGA
- the asnB gene encoding asparagine synthase (glutamine-hydrolyzing), with translation MCGFAGFIDFPRAHTADSLERIVNQMGNAIAHRGPDDSQSWTDAECGVALAFRRLAILDLSPAGRQPMHSRSGRYVIVFNGEIYNAPSLKAKLGDGAAKLRGHSDTEVLVELIDKIGFKACMPLLRGMFAIACWDRRDRVLRLARDPVGKKPLYFGFVGRSFVFGSQPNAFLAFPQFQSELDRDAMCAFFRFGYIPAPHSIYQGIDKLRPGESLEIKDGRILRRTKFWEAAEKARAAAATAPILDDADAIDQLESLIERAVDRRLASDVPLGAYLSGGIDSSTVLAIMRARAAGTVKSFCIGFGDTRYDESRHAEEIANYLQLEHHTLHVGPEDLLNAVFDMPQVYDEPFADPSQVPTYILSRLTRGHVTVALSGDGGDELFSGYTRYQKLEKICRMARRIPSALKPGTAQLIRTVPKAVWNSAEAIMQREYGQSPLAARALKFADVLQSVGPELIYRDLIEQWSDPSGLVIGGREPVDPIWMGALGLSKAQPARTAQLLDVYSYLPEDILVKVDRASMAVGLEVRAPLLDQDIAEFAWGLQRNQLVRDGVGKWLLRQVLYRHIPSQLVDRPKMGFAFPLREWLGSSLRDWAEDLLDPAKMAAAGYLNPAPVQAMWKEHLSGTRDWSYRLWCVLMFEAWRRRLPVEKSALHEFHHA, from the coding sequence ATGTGCGGATTTGCCGGGTTCATCGATTTCCCGCGCGCACACACAGCCGACAGCCTCGAGCGCATCGTAAATCAGATGGGCAACGCCATTGCTCATCGTGGTCCTGACGACAGCCAATCGTGGACGGATGCGGAATGTGGCGTGGCGCTCGCATTCCGTAGGCTGGCCATTCTGGATCTAAGTCCGGCCGGTCGTCAGCCCATGCATTCGCGTTCGGGCCGTTACGTCATCGTGTTCAACGGTGAAATTTACAATGCGCCTTCTCTAAAGGCGAAATTGGGAGATGGCGCTGCAAAACTGCGCGGTCATAGCGACACTGAAGTCTTGGTCGAGCTGATCGACAAGATCGGATTCAAGGCATGTATGCCGCTTCTGCGCGGCATGTTCGCGATCGCGTGTTGGGATCGCCGCGATCGGGTTTTGCGCTTGGCGCGAGATCCTGTGGGGAAGAAGCCGCTGTATTTCGGCTTCGTGGGAAGATCATTCGTGTTCGGCTCGCAGCCCAACGCGTTTCTTGCATTCCCTCAGTTCCAGTCCGAACTCGATCGCGACGCGATGTGTGCGTTTTTCCGGTTTGGCTACATTCCCGCGCCTCATTCCATTTATCAGGGCATAGACAAGCTGAGGCCCGGGGAATCGCTGGAGATCAAGGACGGCCGCATTCTCAGGCGTACGAAGTTCTGGGAAGCGGCGGAGAAGGCCAGAGCTGCCGCCGCCACCGCTCCAATCCTCGACGACGCGGACGCCATCGACCAGCTGGAGAGTCTGATCGAACGAGCGGTAGATCGACGGCTGGCATCGGATGTTCCCCTCGGCGCATACCTTTCCGGCGGCATCGATAGTTCCACGGTGCTGGCGATCATGCGCGCACGCGCGGCAGGCACGGTGAAGTCGTTTTGCATTGGCTTTGGCGACACGCGCTATGACGAATCGCGTCATGCAGAGGAAATTGCCAACTACCTTCAGCTTGAACACCACACACTTCACGTCGGGCCTGAAGACCTTCTCAATGCCGTCTTTGACATGCCCCAAGTCTATGATGAGCCGTTTGCCGATCCTTCTCAGGTTCCAACCTATATCTTGTCACGGCTGACGCGGGGCCATGTCACAGTCGCCTTGTCGGGCGATGGAGGAGACGAACTTTTCAGCGGCTACACGAGATACCAGAAGCTCGAGAAGATATGCAGGATGGCGAGGCGGATACCTTCCGCGTTGAAGCCTGGAACCGCACAGCTCATACGCACGGTGCCGAAAGCTGTGTGGAACAGCGCAGAGGCAATAATGCAGCGCGAATACGGGCAAAGTCCGCTTGCCGCGCGGGCATTGAAATTTGCTGATGTGTTGCAGTCTGTGGGACCTGAACTCATCTATCGTGATCTGATCGAGCAATGGTCGGATCCAAGCGGCTTGGTAATCGGAGGCCGCGAGCCGGTCGATCCAATCTGGATGGGTGCGTTGGGTCTCTCGAAAGCACAGCCTGCACGCACCGCTCAACTTTTGGACGTTTATTCTTATCTTCCCGAAGATATCCTGGTGAAAGTAGACCGCGCGAGCATGGCAGTCGGACTGGAAGTGCGTGCGCCGCTGCTCGATCAGGACATCGCCGAATTCGCATGGGGATTGCAAAGAAATCAACTCGTGCGAGACGGTGTCGGGAAGTGGTTGTTGCGACAAGTCTTGTATCGCCACATCCCGTCGCAGCTCGTCGATAGGCCGAAAATGGGCTTCGCATTCCCGCTCAGAGAGTGGCTTGGCAGTTCGTTGCGAGACTGGGCGGAAGACCTGTTGGATCCCGCCAAAATGGCAGCGGCGGGCTATCTCAATCCCGCTCCCGTTCAGGCAATGTGGAAGGAACATCTGAGCGGGACAAGAGATTGGAGCTATCGATTGTGGTGCGTGCTTATGTTTGAGGCTTGGCGTCGTCGGTTGCCGGTCGAAAAATCGGCGCTGCACGAATTCCATCACGCTTGA